The following are encoded in a window of Platichthys flesus chromosome 11, fPlaFle2.1, whole genome shotgun sequence genomic DNA:
- the si:dkeyp-77h1.4 gene encoding uncharacterized protein si:dkeyp-77h1.4, with translation MGTVSGITLSLLLTTVLSAPVKVDEDSMTLFHGEDFHIMLTSLGLEVTFRNRSAPRSPDVVLMRDGAVVNSRAKLNRQLSHLIVDAVGEEDEGVYTVKNPEKPEEIRRITLVVRDCSNEQLITYGDNFLIPLLEVTPSVTLEYRPLAVEANQTSRPALVLLTSTGISRDGYQGRISVNERSIGLSAVTGADEGSYTVRYAEGAILKKVCLNVRERQEFPNEPIGKRLKINLVLNSSLVRLYYTPDYDSTPRLLLDKGEFTSAQEALGLQERLTLEGSQFILDQVKASDAGEFKIIDILGFTVSITHLRVKPYKLESLYVAIIALLGLLVFLLLACLLSCLIKVKKRAKRAATLEKIAQNAGKEDEGEAFRQVVKNITKLSEESKHSQADTTEKSQSTEVDIKGLEVSSKEVGVGNLETSDSGVGFNTALPLDTDTDVPDQIPDSEAVSISVEETKPSPPPAAEAKPSAPPAVEIMPSPVAETKASPTPEIKKTPEEVKPDAPKQEVKLSPALSSEPKAGLSPADPKPAPSPSPEPKPAAPKAPKAESKSALTPEPEPPKPTTPEPITNGAPEPGPDSKPSPDHTDAIGGLSPKVAPPKTPEVELKSGGAVIEDSKDDAAAEKPTTT, from the exons ATGGGGACAGTCAGTGGGATCACACTCAGCCTCCTGCTCACCACAG TTCTGTCTGCTCCTGTGAAAG TCGACGAGGACTCGATGACTTTGTTCCACGGGGAGGATTTCCACATCATGCTCACCTCTCTCGGGCTGGAGGTCACGTTCCGGAACAGGTCGGCACCGCGTTCGCCCGACGTGGTCCTGATGAGAGACGGTGCTGTGGTCAACAGCCGGGCCAAACTCAACCGCCAACTCAGCCACCTCATTGTAGACGCTGTGGGCGAGGAAGACGAGGGCGTGTACACGGTGAAGAACCCGGAGAAGCCTGAGGAGATCAGGCGCATCACGCTTGTAGTCCGAG ATTGCTCCAATGAGCAGCTCATTACATATGGAGACAACTTCCTTATTCCGCTGTTGGAGGTGACCCCTTCCGTCACCCTGGAGTACCGGCCCTTGGCCGTGGAGGCCAACCAGACATCAAG accGGCTCTGGTGCTGCTGACCAGTACGGGCATATCCAGGGACGGCTACCAGGGTCGTATCAGTGTCAACGAGCGCAGCATCGGTCTCAGTGCTGTCACAGGGGCAGACGAGGGCAGCTACACTGTCAGATACGCCGAAGGTGCCATCCTGAAGAAAGTGTGTCTCAACGTCAGGG AGCGCCAAGAGTTCCCCAACGAGCCGATTGGCAAAAGACTGAAGATCAACCTGGTGCTCAACAGCTCCTTGGTCCGTCTCTACTACACCCCCGATTATGACTCAACGCCCCGTCTGCTGCTGGACAAGGGAGAATTCACGAGT GCTCAAGAGGCGCTGGGTCTGCAGGAACGTCTCACCCTGGAAGGTTCACAGTTTATTCTAGATCAGGTCAAGGCGTCAGACGCTGGCGAGTTCAAGATTATTGACATACTGGGATTCACTGTGTCCATCACCCACCTGCGAGTGAAAC CCTACAAGCTGGAGTCCCTGTATGTAGCCATCATCGCCCTGTTGGGTCTGCTGGTTTTCCTTCTGCTGGCCTGCCTGCTGTCCTGCCTGATCAAAGTGAAGAAGAGGGCCAAGAGGGCGGCTACGCTGGAGAAGATCGCCCAGAACGCTGGCAAAGAGGACGAGGGGGAGGCCTTCAGACAG GTGGTGAAGAACATCACCAAACTCAGTGAGGAATCCAAGCATTCCCAGGCGGACACCACAGAGAAATCTCAAAGCACAGAGGTGGACATTAAA GGTCTGGAGGTTTCCTCTAAAGAGGTTGGAGTTGGTAACCTAGAGACCAGTGACTCAGGTGTTGGCTTTAACACCGCCCTCCCACTGGACACTGACACCGATGTCCCTGATCAAATCCCTGACTCTGAGGCTGTAAGCATCTCTGTTGAAGAAACCAAACCTAGTCCACCACCTGCTGCAGAGGCCAAACCAAGCGCTCCACCTGCTGTGGAAATAATGCCCAGTCCTGTAGCTGAAACTAAAGCCAGCCCAACACCTGAGATTAAGAAAACCCCCGAGGAGGTGAAGCCGGATGCTCCCAAACAAGAAGTTAAGCTTAGCCCAGCCCTGAGCTCTGAGCCCAAGGCTGGTCTGAGCCCAGCTGATCCAAAGCCTGCGCCAAGTCCGAGCCCGGAGCCCAAACCAGCTGCTCCTAAAGCCCCAAAAGCTGAAAGTAAGAGCGCACTTACCCCCGAACCCGAGCCACCTAAACCAACAACACCAGAACCCATCACCAACGGTGCACCTGAGCCAGGCCCGGATTCCAAACCAAGCCCAGATCACACTGATGCTATCGGAGGCTTGAGTCCAAAGGTGGCTCCCCCTAAAACCCCGGAGGTGGAGCTGAAATCTGGAGGTGCCGTAATAGAGGATAGCAAAGACGACGCTGCGGCGGAGAAACCAACCACCACCTGA